In a genomic window of Nesterenkonia halotolerans:
- a CDS encoding DUF4383 domain-containing protein encodes MTLSRRGRRKREAVARVTALVVAAGLLLLGVAGFIPGVADTDQTLAWGEESSLVVLVGVFPESGWGNVVHVVMGLVGLALSLTRQAEASRRYVLATGVLLLIWALVRFIFAVPVAAAPEGLTFGGWLHLGVGAGVSLIGFLLRISRPRKAPEDTRHEEHKAV; translated from the coding sequence GTGACGCTCTCACGTCGGGGACGCCGGAAGCGCGAGGCAGTGGCCCGGGTGACGGCACTGGTCGTCGCTGCCGGACTGCTGCTCCTGGGGGTCGCTGGTTTCATCCCCGGAGTGGCCGATACCGACCAGACCCTCGCGTGGGGCGAGGAGAGCTCCCTGGTGGTGCTGGTCGGTGTTTTCCCTGAGTCCGGGTGGGGCAACGTCGTCCACGTGGTGATGGGACTGGTGGGGTTGGCCCTGAGTCTGACCCGTCAGGCGGAAGCGTCCCGGCGCTATGTGCTCGCCACCGGGGTGCTTCTGCTGATCTGGGCATTGGTGCGATTCATCTTCGCGGTGCCCGTGGCGGCGGCGCCTGAGGGCCTGACCTTCGGCGGGTGGCTCCACCTCGGGGTAGGAGCAGGCGTGAGCCTCATCGGGTTCCTGCTGCGCATCTCCCGCCCAAGGAAAGCACCTGAAGATACCCGGCACGAGGAGCACAAGGCCGTGTAG
- a CDS encoding CBS domain-containing protein, with amino-acid sequence MTTVAELMTADVPHLSAHCALEHASHAMDQSKTDALPLCDPDGRLLGMVTRHNISRASRSLGELADSLRAQHLMNPDPPTIGLHDTVEKAMAQMAIHQTRHLPVLNGQRVCGMLTSAQIGHQRPAVNVEELVHHVKLPAEHAPASSSSTQ; translated from the coding sequence ATGACGACAGTCGCAGAACTCATGACCGCTGACGTGCCGCACCTCAGTGCGCACTGCGCCCTAGAACACGCCAGTCACGCCATGGACCAGTCCAAAACCGACGCACTCCCGCTCTGTGATCCAGACGGCAGACTCCTCGGCATGGTGACCCGGCACAACATTTCACGGGCCTCCCGATCCCTGGGGGAGCTCGCAGATTCCCTCAGGGCCCAGCATCTGATGAACCCTGATCCGCCCACCATCGGCCTCCACGACACGGTGGAGAAAGCGATGGCCCAGATGGCCATCCATCAGACCCGCCACCTCCCGGTCCTCAACGGACAGCGCGTCTGCGGCATGCTCACCAGCGCCCAGATCGGCCACCAGCGCCCCGCGGTGAATGTCGAAGAGCTCGTCCACCACGTCAAGCTCCCAGCCGAGCATGCCCCGGCGTCGTCGTCGAGCACGCAGTGA
- a CDS encoding CBS domain-containing protein, whose translation MSAVPRSVWMTQSLADAVSLFDHQTPAGLVVDLRDHPVGLITKAAVARVAARNPDRWSRIRCAHLMEPLTSWLHPDDSVQRALACYRDDGPRPLLVFNGDHPTGMLYPEYVLASTPASDRTPTSTPGVESTLKTP comes from the coding sequence ATGTCCGCTGTACCGCGCAGCGTCTGGATGACCCAGTCTCTGGCCGACGCCGTCAGCCTGTTCGATCATCAGACCCCGGCGGGCCTTGTCGTGGATCTTCGGGATCACCCTGTTGGTCTGATCACCAAAGCAGCAGTGGCCCGCGTGGCGGCAAGGAACCCCGACCGCTGGAGCAGAATCCGGTGCGCACACCTGATGGAACCCCTCACCAGCTGGCTGCATCCCGATGATTCGGTCCAAAGGGCATTAGCCTGCTACCGCGACGATGGCCCCCGACCCTTGCTTGTCTTCAACGGAGACCACCCCACCGGGATGCTCTACCCGGAATACGTCCTGGCCTCGACCCCAGCGTCTGACAGGACCCCGACGTCGACCCCAGGTGTCGAATCCACACTCAAGACTCCCTGA
- a CDS encoding AI-2E family transporter, which translates to MGRLSIRALQLLLIGAVAALLVFAMLNVAVVVIPALIAIILTCALWPLVHLARRVMPAVLAAWTVLFGSLLVLGGVGTGLFFSVLNQWPTLVDQAGQGFAELRDLVNGLLSNFGITIDQEQIDGAIDSVTSFATSSDFGSGAVSTLGAAGSFITGLILLLVILFFFLKDGDRIWAFFVSWTPQHFRGKWIASGDRAVQTFGSYVRGTALIAAIDAIGITIALLILQVPLALPLGVVIFLGGFIPVIGATVAGALATLVALVANGPVAALIVLAVVIVIQQLDGNLLQPLVMSQTLNLHALVILIALTAGTVLAGVVGALLSVPLTAVAWDIIKVWSGRDKTTEVDPVAEASQQIEVAHKGRDEPHENKSSDLEEDA; encoded by the coding sequence ATGGGCCGACTGAGCATTCGCGCGCTGCAGCTGCTGCTCATCGGCGCCGTGGCGGCCCTGCTGGTGTTCGCCATGTTGAATGTGGCGGTGGTGGTCATTCCCGCTTTGATCGCCATCATCCTGACGTGCGCACTGTGGCCTCTGGTGCATCTTGCTCGCCGGGTCATGCCCGCCGTGCTGGCCGCCTGGACGGTCTTGTTCGGTTCTCTGCTCGTGCTCGGTGGCGTGGGCACTGGCTTGTTCTTCTCGGTGCTCAATCAGTGGCCCACGTTGGTAGACCAGGCCGGTCAGGGGTTCGCCGAATTGCGCGACCTGGTCAATGGCCTCCTGAGCAACTTCGGGATCACCATCGACCAGGAACAGATCGACGGTGCCATTGACTCGGTGACGTCCTTCGCCACGAGCTCCGATTTCGGGTCGGGTGCGGTGAGCACTCTCGGCGCCGCGGGCAGCTTCATCACCGGCCTGATCCTGCTGCTTGTGATCCTGTTCTTCTTCCTCAAAGACGGTGATCGCATCTGGGCGTTCTTCGTCTCGTGGACACCACAACACTTCCGCGGCAAATGGATAGCCTCCGGAGACCGTGCCGTTCAGACCTTCGGCAGCTACGTACGAGGTACCGCTCTGATCGCCGCAATCGACGCCATCGGGATCACCATCGCACTGCTCATCCTCCAGGTGCCGCTAGCTCTGCCCCTCGGTGTGGTCATCTTCCTTGGTGGCTTTATCCCCGTCATAGGGGCCACCGTCGCTGGGGCGTTGGCGACCCTTGTGGCCCTTGTGGCCAATGGACCCGTCGCCGCGTTGATTGTTCTTGCCGTGGTCATCGTGATCCAACAACTGGATGGGAACTTGCTGCAGCCGCTGGTGATGTCTCAGACGTTGAACCTTCATGCCCTGGTGATACTGATCGCGTTGACCGCGGGCACGGTATTGGCTGGTGTGGTCGGAGCGTTGCTGTCGGTTCCGCTGACGGCCGTCGCGTGGGACATCATCAAGGTCTGGAGCGGACGCGACAAAACGACAGAGGTTGACCCTGTCGCGGAAGCGAGCCAGCAGATCGAAGTCGCACATAAGGGTCGCGACGAACCCCACGAGAACAAGAGTTCAGACCTTGAAGAGGATGCGTAG
- a CDS encoding maleylpyruvate isomerase family mycothiol-dependent enzyme: MARRQDTHLWPMMAAERQALAADLASLGPAQWRHGTLCGEWNVEQVVAHLTAAASLSQWQWLCSMLGARFRPAVHNQRRLEEHLGQTPQETLNRFRAVIGSTTTPSAHLPAYLGEVLVHTQDIRWPLGLQRTPSIEALTPVAEFFSRRDFAVASRTTVRGLRLEANDGPFAGGSGPEITGSTLALVMGMAGREAYLDQLDGPGVTILQTRLDRAAS, encoded by the coding sequence ATGGCACGACGTCAGGATACCCACCTCTGGCCGATGATGGCCGCGGAACGCCAGGCCCTGGCAGCTGATCTGGCCAGTCTCGGCCCAGCTCAATGGAGGCACGGCACCCTCTGCGGGGAGTGGAACGTCGAACAAGTCGTCGCCCACCTCACAGCAGCCGCCAGCCTCAGTCAGTGGCAATGGCTGTGCAGCATGCTCGGCGCACGGTTTCGTCCCGCCGTGCACAATCAACGGCGGCTGGAAGAGCACCTCGGTCAGACTCCACAGGAGACGCTGAACCGCTTCCGTGCCGTCATCGGGAGCACGACGACGCCGTCGGCCCACCTCCCGGCTTACCTGGGCGAGGTGCTGGTGCACACTCAAGACATTCGGTGGCCATTGGGGCTGCAGCGGACACCCAGCATCGAGGCTCTGACGCCCGTGGCCGAGTTCTTCTCCCGGCGAGACTTCGCCGTCGCAAGTCGCACCACGGTCCGGGGACTGCGGCTTGAGGCGAACGACGGACCTTTCGCCGGGGGCTCCGGACCCGAGATCACGGGCTCGACTCTCGCCCTCGTGATGGGCATGGCCGGTCGTGAGGCATATCTCGACCAGCTCGATGGGCCAGGGGTGACGATCCTGCAGACCCGTCTGGACCGCGCTGCCTCTTGA